Proteins encoded together in one Streptomyces umbrinus window:
- a CDS encoding ABC transporter permease, translating to MRATLRWAHADLRTHRGEALFIVLATTGIVASLLLATALFGYATNPWQRVFTQSQGAHVWIHTGPSADARELAEVDGVTSVAGPYPTAAATVESRGTRASVELRGIVGRPATGRPLLTSGRWLDPAAPDGVVLESSLARALWAEPGDTLTVPGTARTLTVLGVADSAEPRYSPGERSGLVWALPSAVRDTDGRGGQVTGLRLTDPGDTDYAVQRAVTLLGAGAVTDVSHWQQARSEAQGGNRLLGQVLGLFGLGALVAAALAVHGAIGTRIRGHLRDISVLKAIGFTPGQVVRIFLLQHVAFALLGAVLATVSIQALGSRVPGRLGDAVGVWQGLPGHTAALLAVPVAAVLFIAATTGLAAWRAGQVPPVPGLRAAAPLGGRLSGLARGALGLRLPSALVLGWHKAFSRRPRSLATLARLALPLLLIVVAMSAWTTIDRFQTRPDQIGLAAALTVRADETLTDPDVRALLARNPQVDAVHPGVEVAALVPGQTGTIALRGLGTHEDPYPFSLAEGRPAHGLDEAVAGQGLLDLLDVRVGDWVRMTVGAQPQILHIVGRSIEPENGGRVISTSLDTLRENDPELGPALYQLQLRPGADPQRVAADLTEAAHGDISVHAVPNPADGLSPLRGVVVGLIAVLALIGLIELLTAIGGTVREGERDLLALKAIGLTPRQITAVTVTATGCTALAAVLVAAALGVPLAHWLIDAQGRSSGIGAGIALGPSPGLLLLLGAAAVLGAAALAALPAARSARRRLADTLSAVA from the coding sequence GTGCGGGCCACCCTGCGCTGGGCGCACGCCGATCTGCGCACGCATCGCGGCGAGGCGCTGTTCATCGTGCTCGCCACCACCGGGATCGTCGCCTCGCTACTGCTGGCCACGGCACTCTTCGGGTACGCCACCAACCCCTGGCAGCGGGTCTTCACCCAGTCGCAGGGCGCGCACGTGTGGATCCACACCGGCCCGTCGGCCGACGCGCGCGAACTCGCCGAGGTGGACGGAGTCACGTCCGTCGCGGGCCCGTACCCCACGGCCGCGGCCACCGTCGAGTCGCGCGGCACCCGTGCCTCCGTCGAGTTGCGCGGCATCGTCGGCCGGCCCGCGACCGGCCGTCCGCTGCTCACCTCCGGCCGCTGGCTCGACCCCGCCGCGCCGGACGGTGTGGTGCTGGAGAGCAGCCTGGCCCGGGCGCTGTGGGCCGAGCCCGGGGACACCCTCACCGTGCCCGGCACCGCCCGGACCCTGACCGTCCTGGGCGTCGCCGACAGCGCCGAGCCCCGCTACAGCCCCGGCGAGCGGTCGGGCCTCGTGTGGGCCCTCCCCTCCGCCGTGCGGGACACCGACGGGCGCGGCGGCCAGGTGACCGGCCTGCGCCTGACCGATCCCGGCGACACGGACTACGCCGTCCAGCGTGCCGTCACCCTGCTCGGCGCCGGAGCGGTCACCGATGTCTCGCACTGGCAGCAGGCGCGGTCGGAGGCCCAGGGCGGCAACCGGCTGCTGGGCCAAGTTCTTGGCCTGTTCGGTCTTGGCGCCCTTGTCGCCGCCGCGCTCGCCGTGCACGGTGCGATCGGCACGCGTATCCGGGGCCATCTGCGGGACATCTCGGTCCTGAAGGCAATCGGCTTCACCCCCGGCCAGGTGGTGCGGATCTTCCTGCTCCAGCATGTGGCGTTCGCGCTCCTCGGCGCCGTGCTCGCCACCGTCAGCATCCAGGCCCTGGGCAGCCGGGTCCCGGGCCGTCTCGGCGACGCGGTCGGCGTGTGGCAGGGGCTGCCGGGGCACACGGCGGCGCTGCTCGCCGTGCCCGTCGCCGCGGTGCTGTTCATCGCCGCGACGACCGGGCTCGCCGCCTGGCGTGCCGGACAGGTGCCTCCGGTGCCGGGGCTGCGGGCCGCGGCACCGCTCGGCGGCCGGCTGTCGGGCCTGGCGCGCGGGGCGCTCGGGCTGCGGCTGCCGTCCGCGCTGGTCCTGGGCTGGCACAAGGCGTTCTCGCGCCGCCCCCGCTCGCTGGCCACACTCGCCCGGCTGGCGCTGCCGCTGCTGCTGATCGTCGTGGCGATGAGCGCCTGGACCACCATCGACCGCTTCCAGACCAGGCCCGACCAGATCGGCCTCGCGGCCGCGCTCACCGTACGGGCCGACGAGACCCTGACCGATCCGGACGTACGCGCCCTGCTCGCCCGGAACCCGCAGGTCGACGCCGTCCACCCGGGCGTCGAGGTGGCCGCCCTGGTCCCCGGCCAGACGGGCACGATCGCCCTGCGCGGACTCGGCACGCACGAGGATCCGTACCCGTTCTCGCTGGCGGAGGGGCGCCCCGCGCACGGCCTGGACGAGGCCGTGGCCGGTCAGGGGCTGCTCGATCTGCTGGACGTGCGCGTCGGGGACTGGGTGCGGATGACGGTGGGCGCGCAGCCGCAGATCCTGCACATCGTCGGGCGCAGCATCGAGCCGGAGAACGGCGGCCGGGTCATCTCCACCTCGCTCGACACCCTCCGGGAGAACGACCCGGAGCTCGGACCGGCCCTCTACCAGCTCCAGCTTCGCCCCGGCGCCGACCCGCAGCGGGTGGCCGCGGACCTGACCGAGGCCGCGCACGGAGACATCAGCGTGCACGCCGTGCCGAACCCGGCCGACGGGCTCTCACCCCTGCGCGGAGTCGTCGTGGGACTGATCGCCGTGCTGGCCCTGATCGGCCTCATCGAGCTGCTCACGGCGATCGGCGGCACGGTGCGCGAGGGCGAGCGGGACCTGCTGGCGCTCAAGGCGATCGGGCTGACCCCGCGGCAGATCACCGCCGTCACGGTGACGGCCACGGGGTGTACGGCACTGGCCGCGGTCCTCGTCGCCGCGGCGCTGGGGGTACCGCTCGCCCACTGGCTGATCGACGCACAGGGCAGGTCGAGCGGTATCGGCGCCGGGATCGCACTGGGGCCCTCCCCCGGGCTGCTGCTGCTCCTGGGCGCGGCCGCGGTGCTCGGTGCCGCCGCGCTCGCCGCCCTGCCCGCGGCCCGGTCGGCCCGCCGACGGCTCGCGGACACACTGAGCGCGGTGGCCTGA
- a CDS encoding ABC transporter ATP-binding protein yields the protein MSRTAPSPRAEGTPLLRAEGLVKTHYGEGAPAHAVRGVDLAVRQGEFVAVTGPSGAGKSTLLHLLGGLQRPDSGSIWLDGACTDAYSEARWAVERRRRIGIVFQFFNLVSNLSVADNVELPALLAGLSPRQARAERERLLAELGLEGKERSMPGELSGGEQQRVALARALVNHPPLLLADEPAGSLDSKGTREVTRLLSRFHQRGQTIVLVTHDARLASAADRVISFFDGRVADDAELDTAPARRGTGISGVLELRD from the coding sequence GTGAGCCGCACCGCTCCTTCGCCGCGCGCCGAGGGCACCCCCCTGCTGCGTGCCGAGGGCCTGGTCAAGACCCACTACGGCGAGGGCGCCCCCGCGCATGCCGTGCGGGGCGTGGACCTCGCCGTACGGCAGGGTGAGTTCGTCGCCGTCACGGGTCCCTCGGGCGCCGGGAAGTCGACGCTGCTGCATCTGCTCGGCGGGCTCCAGCGACCGGACTCCGGCAGCATCTGGCTGGACGGCGCGTGCACGGACGCGTACAGCGAGGCCCGCTGGGCGGTCGAGCGCCGGCGTCGCATCGGCATCGTCTTCCAGTTCTTCAACCTGGTCTCGAACCTGTCGGTCGCCGACAACGTCGAGCTGCCCGCCCTGCTCGCCGGCCTCTCCCCCAGGCAGGCGCGCGCCGAGCGTGAGCGGCTCCTCGCCGAGCTGGGCCTGGAGGGCAAGGAGCGCAGCATGCCGGGCGAGCTGTCCGGCGGCGAGCAGCAGCGGGTCGCGCTGGCCCGCGCCCTGGTCAACCACCCGCCCCTGCTGCTGGCCGACGAGCCCGCGGGCAGCCTCGACAGCAAGGGCACCCGCGAGGTGACCCGGCTGCTGTCCCGCTTCCACCAGCGCGGCCAGACCATCGTGCTGGTCACCCATGACGCGCGGCTCGCGAGCGCCGCGGACCGGGTGATCAGCTTCTTCGACGGCCGTGTCGCCGACGACGCGGAGCTGGACACCGCGCCCGCGCGCCGCGGCACGGGGATATCCGGCGTGCTGGAACTGAGGGACTGA
- a CDS encoding PadR family transcriptional regulator, whose protein sequence is MRLPLLALLARGPAHGYELKQDLEQLLGSAYPQPNVGQIYVTLGRLEKSGLIEGEEVEQSSRPNKKIYHLTEAGREALRAWYEETADEPRVRDEFFMKLALAPQTGLADQITLINKQRREYLNTMRSLSKLAATESRDNRISQLLIEGAMLHLQADLDWLERCQEELEELE, encoded by the coding sequence GTGCGGCTGCCCCTCCTGGCCCTGCTGGCGCGCGGCCCGGCCCACGGATACGAGCTCAAGCAGGACCTTGAGCAACTGCTGGGCTCCGCGTACCCTCAGCCGAACGTCGGCCAGATCTATGTGACGCTCGGCCGCCTCGAGAAGTCGGGACTGATCGAGGGCGAGGAAGTCGAGCAGTCGAGCCGGCCCAACAAGAAGATCTACCACCTCACCGAAGCCGGGCGTGAGGCGCTGCGCGCCTGGTACGAGGAGACGGCGGACGAGCCGCGCGTGCGGGACGAGTTCTTCATGAAGCTCGCGCTCGCGCCGCAGACCGGACTCGCCGACCAGATCACCCTGATCAACAAACAGCGGCGCGAGTACCTGAACACCATGCGCAGCCTGTCGAAACTCGCCGCCACCGAGAGCCGGGACAACCGCATCTCCCAGCTGCTCATAGAGGGCGCCATGCTGCATCTGCAGGCCGACCTCGACTGGCTGGAACGCTGCCAGGAGGAATTGGAGGAGCTGGAGTGA
- a CDS encoding ABC transporter substrate-binding protein has protein sequence MRWIHAAGRGLLVAAVVLTGYVASGAQADGARGGGRGPLTLATAGDLTSYLGPLLDGWNRTHPGEKVTLVELPDSADETHAQMTTDLRGDDPSRFDILNIDVAWTSEFAAAGWISPLSRDRFPLDGFLPQVEDTATYDGRLYAVPYVTNAGLLLYRKDILDKEGVEPPRTWAELEKQAKAIAPKYGLDGYAGQFLPYEGLTVNAAEAVYSAGGTILGDEGERVTVDSAAAREGIGFLARGVRDGWIPKKALTYKEEESKQAFQDGRLLFLRNWPYAYVGASAKGSAVAGKIGAVPLPGPDGPGASVLGGSNLAVSAHARHPDSAARLIAYLTSERVQRQVLTKGALPPVRAALYRDPELIRRFPYLPTLRTSVEAAAPRPKSPRYDQVSLAVQAVVHDAMTGRQTPEAAVRRLARELADISRRG, from the coding sequence ATGCGGTGGATACATGCCGCGGGTAGGGGACTCCTGGTCGCGGCGGTGGTTCTGACCGGTTACGTCGCCTCGGGCGCGCAGGCCGACGGAGCGCGCGGCGGTGGCCGGGGTCCGCTCACGCTGGCCACCGCAGGCGATCTCACCAGCTATCTGGGACCGCTGCTGGACGGCTGGAACCGTACCCACCCCGGCGAGAAGGTCACCCTCGTCGAACTGCCGGACTCCGCCGACGAGACCCATGCGCAGATGACCACCGACCTGCGCGGCGACGACCCGAGCCGCTTCGACATCCTCAACATCGACGTCGCCTGGACCTCGGAGTTCGCCGCCGCCGGCTGGATCTCCCCGCTGTCCCGGGACCGCTTCCCGCTCGACGGCTTCCTGCCGCAGGTCGAGGACACGGCGACGTACGACGGACGGCTGTACGCGGTCCCGTACGTCACCAACGCGGGGCTGCTCCTCTACCGCAAGGACATCCTCGACAAGGAGGGCGTCGAGCCCCCGCGCACCTGGGCCGAGCTGGAGAAACAGGCGAAGGCCATCGCGCCGAAGTACGGACTCGACGGCTACGCGGGCCAGTTCCTGCCCTACGAGGGGCTCACGGTGAACGCCGCCGAGGCGGTCTACTCGGCGGGCGGCACGATCCTCGGCGACGAGGGCGAGCGCGTCACCGTGGACTCGGCGGCGGCCCGCGAGGGCATCGGCTTCCTCGCCCGCGGCGTCCGTGACGGCTGGATCCCGAAGAAGGCGCTGACCTACAAGGAGGAGGAGTCCAAGCAGGCCTTCCAGGACGGCCGCCTCCTCTTCCTGCGCAACTGGCCGTACGCCTATGTCGGCGCCTCCGCCAAGGGCTCGGCGGTCGCCGGGAAGATCGGCGCGGTGCCGCTGCCCGGGCCCGACGGGCCGGGCGCGAGTGTGCTCGGCGGCTCCAACCTCGCGGTCAGCGCGCATGCCCGCCACCCGGACTCCGCCGCGCGCCTCATCGCCTACCTGACGAGTGAGCGCGTACAGCGGCAGGTCCTCACCAAGGGCGCGCTGCCGCCCGTGCGGGCCGCCCTCTACCGGGACCCGGAACTGATCCGGCGGTTCCCGTATCTGCCGACGCTCCGCACGAGCGTCGAGGCGGCCGCGCCGCGTCCCAAGAGTCCGCGCTACGACCAGGTCAGCCTGGCCGTGCAGGCCGTGGTGCACGACGCGATGACGGGGCGCCAGACGCCCGAGGCCGCGGTGCGACGTCTCGCGCGCGAGCTGGCGGACATCTCCCGCCGGGGCTGA
- a CDS encoding glycoside hydrolase family 13 protein has protein sequence MHNRRHAQTGQRVTIDMHRWWRDAVIYQVYVRSFLDSTGDGIGDLAGVRAGLPYLKKLGVDGVWLSPFYPSPQHDHGYDVADYCDVDPVFGDLGEFDLLMTDARRLGIKVLLDIVPNHCSEEHPWFREALAAAPGSEARARFHFADGRGPDGSEPPNNWHSMFGGPAWSRVTEQDGTPGQWYLHMFTTEQPDLNWRNPEVGAHFDHALRFWLDRGVDGFRIDVAAGLYKHPDLPDSPDPEADARTRDSVNPLAWNQPEVHDVWRHWRSVCEEYTARDGQERLLVGEVSVPTAREHALYVRHDELHQAFFFDLLSAPWNADAFRKVISHAMQDIAGTGSTVTWVLNNHDQVRTVTRYGELGTEGSGLGAARARAAALLMLALPGAAYIYQGEELGLPEVVDLPDDVLTDPIFRRTGSRARIRDGCRVPLPWSGHASPFGFTSGAESAKPWLPQPAYFAEYATDRALADTHSFWHLYRDGLQLRAGLPQLGEGALRWLDTQPGVLAFVRGDGLVCAVNFGTAPTPAPVSGTPLLSSGPCAPGVLPGSTAAWWISDCTNP, from the coding sequence ATGCATAACCGGAGGCACGCACAGACAGGTCAACGGGTGACGATCGACATGCACCGCTGGTGGCGCGACGCAGTGATCTACCAGGTCTACGTCCGGAGCTTCCTGGACAGCACCGGGGACGGCATCGGCGATCTCGCCGGAGTCAGGGCCGGACTGCCGTATCTGAAGAAGCTGGGCGTCGACGGCGTCTGGCTGAGCCCCTTCTACCCCTCGCCGCAGCACGACCACGGCTACGACGTGGCCGACTACTGCGACGTCGACCCGGTCTTCGGCGACCTCGGCGAGTTCGACCTGCTGATGACGGACGCCCGGCGGCTCGGCATCAAGGTGCTCCTGGACATCGTCCCGAATCACTGCTCGGAGGAGCACCCGTGGTTCCGGGAGGCGCTGGCCGCGGCACCGGGCAGCGAGGCCCGCGCCCGCTTCCACTTCGCCGACGGCCGGGGCCCGGACGGGTCCGAACCGCCCAACAACTGGCACTCCATGTTCGGCGGCCCCGCCTGGAGCCGGGTCACCGAGCAGGACGGCACCCCCGGCCAGTGGTACCTGCACATGTTCACGACCGAGCAGCCCGACCTGAACTGGCGCAACCCCGAGGTCGGCGCCCACTTCGACCACGCCCTGCGCTTCTGGCTCGACCGGGGCGTCGACGGCTTCCGCATCGACGTCGCCGCCGGCCTCTACAAGCACCCCGACCTGCCCGACTCGCCCGACCCCGAGGCCGACGCCCGCACCCGCGACTCGGTCAACCCGCTCGCCTGGAACCAGCCCGAGGTGCACGACGTCTGGCGGCACTGGCGGTCGGTGTGCGAGGAGTACACCGCCCGCGACGGCCAGGAGCGGCTGCTCGTCGGCGAGGTCTCCGTGCCGACCGCCCGCGAACACGCCCTGTACGTACGCCACGACGAGCTGCACCAGGCCTTCTTCTTCGACCTGCTCAGCGCGCCCTGGAACGCGGACGCCTTCCGCAAGGTCATCTCCCACGCCATGCAGGACATCGCGGGCACCGGCTCGACGGTCACCTGGGTCCTCAACAACCACGACCAGGTCCGCACGGTCACCCGCTACGGCGAACTGGGCACAGAGGGCAGCGGTCTGGGCGCCGCCCGCGCCCGCGCCGCCGCGCTGCTGATGCTGGCGCTGCCCGGAGCCGCGTACATTTACCAGGGCGAGGAGCTCGGGCTGCCCGAGGTCGTCGATCTGCCCGACGACGTGCTCACCGACCCGATCTTCCGCCGCACCGGCAGCCGCGCCCGGATCCGCGACGGCTGCCGGGTGCCGCTGCCGTGGTCGGGGCACGCCTCGCCGTTCGGCTTCACCTCGGGCGCCGAGAGCGCCAAGCCGTGGCTGCCGCAGCCCGCCTACTTCGCCGAGTACGCCACCGACCGCGCCCTCGCCGACACCCACTCCTTCTGGCACCTCTACCGCGACGGACTCCAACTGCGGGCAGGACTGCCCCAGTTGGGCGAGGGCGCGCTGCGCTGGCTGGACACCCAGCCCGGCGTCCTCGCCTTCGTCCGGGGCGACGGCCTGGTGTGCGCCGTCAACTTCGGTACGGCGCCGACGCCCGCGCCGGTCTCCGGCACCCCCCTGTTGTCCAGCGGCCCCTGCGCGCCCGGCGTCCTGCCCGGCTCGACGGCCGCCTGGTGGATCAGCGACTGCACCAACCCCTGA
- a CDS encoding ABC transporter substrate-binding protein — protein MMRRRTTLLTSCIALALSLGATACGGGDVSAGGGDKPLSGQTINVAGVWSGSEQKNFQKVLDAFTEKTGAKTQFTSTGDNVSTVVGSKIEGGNAPDVVMVPQVGVLQQFAKEGWLKPLSKTAQQSVDGNYASVWKNYGSVDGTLYGLYFKAAHKSTVWYSPDALDEAGVKTPTTYDAMLKAGQTVSESGLAAFSVAGQDGWTLTDWFENVYLSQAGPEKYDALAAHKIKWTDPTVVEALATLGKLFKDKELIAGGQKGALNTDFPGSVEKVFGPEPTAGMVYEGDFVAGVAKDQFGRKIGEDADFFPFPAVGDGQAPVVSGGDAAVVLKDGKSQKAAMEFLEYLATPEASAVWAEVGGFLSPNKKLDLASYGDDITRETAKSLVDAGDSVRFDMSDQAPAAFGGTKGAGEWKLLQDFLRDPSDPKKTAAALEQAAAKAYKG, from the coding sequence ATGATGCGACGACGTACGACCCTGCTCACGAGCTGCATAGCCCTCGCGCTCTCCCTCGGCGCCACCGCCTGCGGAGGCGGCGATGTCTCCGCGGGCGGTGGCGACAAGCCGCTCAGCGGCCAGACGATCAACGTGGCCGGTGTCTGGTCCGGCAGCGAGCAGAAGAACTTCCAGAAGGTCCTGGACGCGTTCACCGAGAAGACCGGCGCCAAGACCCAGTTCACCTCCACCGGTGACAACGTCTCGACGGTCGTCGGCAGCAAGATCGAGGGCGGCAACGCCCCCGACGTGGTGATGGTCCCGCAGGTCGGCGTGCTCCAGCAGTTCGCGAAGGAGGGCTGGCTCAAGCCGCTCTCCAAGACCGCCCAGCAGTCCGTCGACGGCAACTACGCGAGCGTGTGGAAGAACTACGGCAGCGTCGACGGCACGCTGTACGGCCTGTACTTCAAGGCCGCCCACAAGTCGACCGTCTGGTACAGCCCCGACGCCCTCGACGAGGCGGGCGTCAAGACGCCGACGACGTACGACGCAATGCTGAAGGCCGGGCAGACCGTCTCGGAGTCGGGCCTCGCCGCCTTCTCCGTCGCCGGACAGGACGGCTGGACCCTCACCGACTGGTTCGAGAACGTCTACCTCTCGCAGGCCGGCCCCGAGAAGTACGACGCCCTGGCCGCCCACAAGATCAAGTGGACCGACCCGACCGTGGTCGAGGCCCTCGCCACCCTCGGCAAGCTCTTCAAGGACAAGGAGCTGATAGCCGGCGGCCAGAAGGGCGCGCTCAACACCGACTTCCCCGGCTCCGTCGAGAAGGTCTTCGGGCCCGAGCCCACGGCGGGCATGGTCTACGAGGGCGACTTCGTGGCCGGTGTCGCCAAGGACCAGTTCGGCAGGAAGATCGGCGAGGACGCGGACTTCTTCCCCTTCCCCGCGGTCGGCGACGGCCAGGCACCCGTGGTCAGCGGCGGCGACGCGGCCGTCGTCCTCAAGGACGGCAAGAGCCAGAAGGCCGCCATGGAGTTCCTGGAGTACCTCGCGACCCCCGAGGCCTCCGCGGTCTGGGCCGAGGTCGGCGGCTTCCTCTCCCCGAACAAGAAGCTCGACCTCGCCTCCTACGGCGACGACATCACCCGCGAGACCGCCAAGTCCCTGGTGGACGCCGGAGATTCGGTCCGCTTCGACATGTCGGACCAGGCCCCGGCCGCGTTCGGCGGCACCAAGGGCGCCGGCGAGTGGAAGCTCCTCCAGGACTTCCTGCGGGACCCGTCCGACCCGAAGAAGACCGCTGCCGCGCTGGAGCAGGCGGCGGCCAAGGCGTACAAGGGCTGA
- a CDS encoding ABC transporter permease subunit — protein sequence MTATLLKEASPPPAAPADHDRKRRARRRARVIALAFVFPALLLLGALVVYPVLFSVGRSFFDASGDRFVGGGNYTEMFRDPATLKAVRNTAIWVVIAPTLLTGLGLVLAVLVEKVRWATAFKLLLFMPMAVSFLAAGIIFRLAYDEDPEKGVLNAAAVSVHDTFKEASSYPTARARDGQGLTKAADGSYGTRATASPGDTVGLGLVGVRAEDLPGSARPAYPAATGKASADELRGVVYLDFTRGGGGEQGKVDRTESGLPEMRVEAVRDGAAVASGTTAADGSFRFQGLDPGSYTVRLPASNFAPPYEGVSWLGPALVTPAIIGAYLWIWTGFAMVLIGAGLAALPRDALEAARMDGANEWQIFRRITVPLLAPVLTVVFVTLVINVMKVFDLVYIIAPGPVQEDATVLATQMWLVSFGGGNNQGLGSALGVLLLLLVIPAMVFNVRRFRGSQR from the coding sequence GTGACCGCCACGCTCCTCAAAGAGGCGAGTCCGCCGCCCGCCGCCCCGGCCGACCACGACCGTAAACGCCGTGCCCGGCGCCGGGCCCGGGTCATCGCCCTCGCGTTCGTCTTCCCCGCCCTGCTCCTGCTCGGCGCGCTCGTCGTCTACCCCGTGCTGTTCTCCGTGGGCCGCAGCTTCTTCGACGCCTCCGGCGACCGGTTCGTGGGCGGCGGCAACTACACCGAGATGTTCCGCGACCCCGCCACGCTCAAGGCCGTCCGGAACACAGCCATCTGGGTCGTCATCGCGCCCACCCTGCTCACCGGGCTCGGCCTCGTCCTGGCCGTCCTGGTCGAAAAGGTGCGCTGGGCAACGGCGTTCAAGCTCCTGCTCTTCATGCCGATGGCCGTCTCCTTCCTCGCCGCGGGCATCATCTTCCGGCTCGCGTACGACGAGGACCCTGAGAAGGGCGTCCTGAACGCCGCCGCCGTCTCCGTGCACGACACGTTCAAGGAGGCGTCGTCGTATCCGACCGCCCGGGCCCGCGACGGCCAGGGCCTGACCAAGGCCGCCGACGGCTCGTACGGTACGAGGGCCACCGCGTCCCCCGGCGACACCGTCGGCCTCGGTCTGGTCGGCGTACGCGCCGAGGACCTGCCGGGGAGCGCGCGACCCGCGTATCCGGCGGCGACCGGGAAGGCGTCGGCCGACGAACTGCGTGGTGTCGTCTACCTGGACTTCACACGGGGTGGGGGAGGGGAGCAGGGCAAGGTCGACAGGACGGAGAGCGGGCTGCCGGAGATGAGGGTCGAGGCCGTGCGCGACGGTGCGGCGGTCGCGAGCGGCACCACCGCGGCCGACGGCTCCTTCCGCTTCCAGGGCCTCGATCCGGGCTCGTACACCGTGCGGCTGCCCGCCTCCAACTTCGCCCCGCCGTACGAGGGCGTCTCCTGGCTCGGTCCCGCGCTCGTGACGCCCGCCATCATCGGCGCGTACCTGTGGATCTGGACCGGCTTCGCCATGGTGCTGATCGGGGCCGGGCTCGCCGCCCTGCCGCGCGACGCGCTGGAGGCAGCCCGGATGGACGGCGCCAACGAGTGGCAGATCTTCCGCCGGATCACCGTGCCGCTGCTCGCGCCCGTCCTCACCGTGGTCTTCGTGACCCTGGTGATCAATGTGATGAAGGTCTTCGACCTCGTCTACATCATCGCGCCGGGCCCGGTGCAGGAGGACGCCACCGTGCTGGCCACCCAGATGTGGCTGGTGTCCTTCGGCGGCGGCAACAACCAGGGACTGGGCAGTGCGCTGGGTGTGCTGCTCTTGCTTCTGGTGATCCCCGCCATGGTCTTCAACGTCCGCCGTTTCCGAGGGAGTCAGCGATGA